In Astatotilapia calliptera chromosome 20, fAstCal1.2, whole genome shotgun sequence, one genomic interval encodes:
- the LOC113013467 gene encoding transmembrane prolyl 4-hydroxylase-like has translation MEAAQEYLKEQNEFDDNDEPSSLPFNSPFRSTRLHIQRSNVCSRAYFVVVMVFFHVYILNVIALLLYVHYNNGPGDLVSGDGGSSAADSDNGKSLPHPAPSSRELHVEDYSQSFSLPRIEGIRVGHVQRVSLVPDKTHEMKTLSLKPLLFEIPGFLSEEECRVVVQLAQLKGLMDSQATASSQEQEESNQPLLSLSTEEVFSLLDLNQDGLLQKQEIVSHSHSQDGTWLSPDNLRQILTGLESCPTGMLTLGDFRHVYDVSQHPGQEKSGKLHSQFKQRSKHTWLFQGPGSHRVLRTLRNRVTSLTRLLSALVELSEPLQVIRYEHGDFSNSHYDSSPSNSETTCAHTRLAGNTSALTEVPCRYLTVLFYLTSVEEGGESTFPVADNRTYEEQALVQDGVDLTDTQETCSRGNLRIKPTAGTVLLWYNHLSDGRGWMGELDEYSLHGDCPVRRGVKWVANSWINVNPDYQQQARYQRVVAQRHQAKSGMDYQSLSHSDLHQDL, from the exons atGGAAGCCGCTCAGGAATATCTAAAAGAGCAGAACGAATTTGACGACAATGACGAACCTTCATCTTTACCTTTCAATTCCCCGTTTCGCTCCACTCGTCTACACATCCAGAGGAGTAATGTCTGCTCTCGGGCTTATTTCGTCGTGGTCATGGTCTTCTTTCATGTTTACATCCTAAATGTTATCGCCCTGCTGCTCTACGTGCACTACAACAACGGGCCTGGGGATCTTGTGAGTGGAGACGGAGGGTCCTCAGCTGCTGACAGCGATAATGGGAAGAGTCTACCCCATCCTGCCCCGTCCTCCAGAGAGCTGCATGTGGAGGATTACAGTCAAAGCTTCAGTCTCCCTCGCATTGAGGGAATACGG GTTGGACATGTTCAGAGGGTGTCTCTTGTCCCAGACAAAACACATGAAATGAAGACGCTTAGTCTGAAACCATTGCTGTTTG AGATCCCTGGCTTCCTGTCTGAGGAGGAGTGCCGTGTGGTGGTGCAGCTGGCTCAGCTCAAGGGCTTAATGGACAGCCAGGCAACAGCATCCAGCCAGGAACAAGAGGAGTCAAACCAGCCCCTGCTTTCACTCAGCACAGAAGAGGTCTTCAGCCTATTGGACCTAAACCAAGATGGGCTGCTTCAGAAGCAGGAG ATTGTGAGTCATTCACATTCTCAAGATGGAACTTGGTTGAGTCCCGACAATCTACGGCAGATACTGACCGGTCTGGAATCCTGCCCAACAG GGATGCTGACATTGGGGGATTTTAGGCATGTTTATGATGTATCCCAGCATCCAGGACAAGAGAAAAGTGGGAAGCTTCATAGTCAGTTCAAACAAAGGAGCAAGCATACCTGGCTTTTCCAAGGCCCAGGATCTCACCGTGTGCTGCGCACACTCAGGAACAG AGTAACCAGTCTGACACGTCTGCTCTCTGCATTAGTTGAATTGAGCGAACCACTGCAGGTCATTCGCTATGAACATGGAGACTTTAGTAATTCACACTATGACAGCAGCCCTTCCAACTCAGAGACAACTTGTGCGCATACACGATTGGCAGGAAACACATCTGCTCTCACTGAGGTCCCTTGCCG GTATCTTACAGTTTTATTCTACCTCACCTCTGTAGAAGAAGGTGGTGAATCCACCTTTCCTGTGGCAGACAATCGCACCTATGAGGAGCAG GCACTTGTCCAGGATGGAGTTGATTTAACAGACACCCAGGAGACGTGTAGCAGAGGGAATCTGAGAATTAAACCTACTGCTGGGACAGTTCTCCTGTGGTACAACCATCTCTCTGATGGTAGAG GTTGGATGGGTGAGTTAGATGAGTATTCCCTTCACGGCGACTGTCCGGTCAGACGTGGAGTGAAGTGGGTGGCCAACAGCTGGATAAATGTGAACCCAGATTACCAGCAACAAGCCCGCTACCAGAGAGTAGTTGCTCAAAGGCATCAAGCTAAATCAGGCATGGATTAtcagtctctctcacacagcgaCCTCCACCAGGATCTATAG
- the LOC113013468 gene encoding secreted frizzled-related protein 5, with the protein MSSHSSSLLFILLLAGPINLLAVSPGRVSTGMEEQVRTEGKVGSGVKNKGHRASIVDNSETGFGDTSVSKPRVFPGGDSEVLGEPGISNFKSTLSISEDELWEPSSSSRCVSIPSGMALCQNIGYNTMRMPNLLGHETPAEAVQQSASWLPLLARECHPDARIFLCSLFAPICLDRFISPCRSLCESVQDSCAPIMSCYGYPWPEILRCDQYPADHLMCISSITNTTADTAGRRAPQASCRDCELEEASSSNDLLETFCRSDFVVKLRLTRLKYSPVSLSLFSLASKLDVLKQGPLLGGQLRSRIELWLERDATCVRNMTRQHPRGGTFLVTGTVHGERLVVNKAFTWQKQDKNLTAAARKWKQYRCRN; encoded by the exons ATGTCCTCCCATTCATCCTCCCTGCTATTCATCCTTCTGCTTGCTGGGCCTATTAATCTGTTAGCGGTGAGTCCCGGGAGAGTAAGTACAGGGATGGAGGAACAAGTGAGGACAGAGGGTAAGGTTGGATCTGGGGTAAAGAACAAGGGACACAGGGCAAGTATTGTGGACAACAGTGAAACTGGATTTGGAGATACCAGTGTTTCTAAACCAAGAGTTTTTCCAGGAGGGGATAGCGAAGTTCTAGGAGAGCCTGGTATTAGTAACTTCAAGTCCACACTTTCTATCAGCGAAGACGAACTATGGGAACCCAGCAGCTCCTCTCGCTGTGTCTCTATCCCATCAGGCATGGCCCTGTGCCAAAATATTGGCTATAACACCATGAGGATGCCCAACCTGCTGGGCCACGAGACTCCTGCTGAGGCTGTGCAGCAGAGCGCCAGCTGGTTGCCACTCCTTGCCAGAGAGTGCCACCCTGATGCCCGCATCttcctctgctctctctttgcTCCCATCTGTCTTGACAG ATTTATCTCACCCTGCAGAAGCTTGTGTGAATCCGTACAGGACAGCTGTGCACCGATCATGAGTTGCTATGGCTACCCATGGCCCGAAATTCTGCGGTGCGACCAGTATCCCGCGGACCATCTCATGTGTATCTCGTCCATCACTAACACCACCGCTGACACAGCAGGGCGTAGAG CACCACAGGCGAGCTGTCGGGACTGTGAGCTGGAAGAGGCCTCCTCATCAAATGATTTACTTGAGACTTTTTGTAGGAGTGATTTTG TCGTGAAACTACGACTGACAAGGCTCAAATACAGCCCAGTCAGTCTATCTCTGTTCTCACTGGCTAGTAAACTGGACGTCCTGAAGCAGGGACCCTTGCTAGGTGGTCAGCTGCGCTCGCGCATCgagctgtggctggaaagagATGCCACCTGCGTGAGGAACATGACACGCCAACACCCACGAGGCGGCACCTTTCTTGTGACAGGAACAGTGCACGGGGAGCGCCTGGTGGTCAACAAAGCTTTCACCTGGCAGAAACAAGACAAGAACCTGACGGCAGCTGCACGCAAGTGGAAACAATATCGATGCAGAAACTAG